One region of Fusobacterium sp. SYSU M8D902 genomic DNA includes:
- a CDS encoding MobA/MobL family protein → MAIYNLHVSPSRGRSVLEKFNYINREEKYSYLQNDKYDDFIYSENINMPSFATDNPKKFWESVELYERSNANHFREIEFTIPYELNEEERIEVATEFAKKIFKDEYVYSLAIHNKKSSIENIDNIHCHIIFSERKLDGIDRNEEQFFKNFKSKTPSLGGCQKIDWSRKSILYGIRKEWETTANEYLTKYNTNISSLSLEKQRLNALLEENYLKAEMLDREGINIDLQTYKYSNNSEYRETAIKYFEECKRIKEYKEKLYNLRCQNFEEENNKAKERFLKGEVEEINFSNFDMENKEEFNQNILQETQKIVNNIINNNISILENENEIEKLKNISEIELEENALNILTNNEYSEKTERLNKLQYLYNKTPIKENFIYKKELHDLNDYFLQLSKDKELQVKIISLKHELSNTNNEKIKILKENNKSLQTNFHLENTIETNKVLVQTENKLITLHIELEEIKNKIYVFKQDQLNKKNILFDIYKNMNKEYLIDKYTELDLLKENLSNAKDEEEKRNLSNKINLIEGSLIKFNLINNIDIKLESILEERNNSLNKMIIKQTKLENEFKVVTNLIDKYSKHKSNNIEQILENYNFENIFKTSLDIEILINRKESRIKQLQLLTDNDIRNKALNILTKNQFNKNLKELNTLNELYEKTPIKENFAFKYKKEQLEEYFQKLDQNEYFQDKLKKIQSNIKNKYQLEKDQLGEELKDLRQSQYKNIYKEISDESTVLTKIIQRETFNSLSDLYEKAKKTDQRVKDYKNKLNETDILFGIYRENNREDIIEKYNELDNWKKELATITEENKKEELSKKINAREGSLLKFNIKNNITERVEEELQQRKKIFKSLRQEQDDIKGQIAYLKDLNKILSEKLHNIYNIEMKSMEIKYNTIKKQDSSNEVSSTKKLYNKLLHNINIEDLESTHKINLENLKFEINLTEPDKVELRKLLIEKINTIVDENKLLEIDTNINILKDDKTLEKYILDKKTNNEYSKELNRIKFYEEQINKNIDVEFYKSSILETKNRIKKIIMNNPIDINEKNKIKANIRSKAISNITKLHMNKKQIRLLYSSLKKITINTNKNNVTDLISSAFNKIHKIVNNNSIPQNYNYDKKIYVLGEDKIIIEDDDTVEKERRKVLCQNQNSYSR, encoded by the coding sequence TTGGCAATTTATAATCTTCATGTTAGTCCTTCACGTGGTAGAAGTGTACTGGAAAAATTTAATTATATAAATAGAGAAGAAAAATATTCTTATTTACAGAATGATAAATATGATGATTTTATTTATTCAGAAAATATCAATATGCCATCTTTTGCAACTGATAACCCTAAAAAATTTTGGGAGAGTGTAGAACTTTATGAAAGAAGTAATGCAAATCATTTCAGAGAAATAGAATTTACAATACCTTATGAATTAAATGAGGAAGAAAGAATAGAGGTAGCTACAGAATTTGCCAAAAAAATTTTTAAAGATGAATATGTGTATTCTTTAGCTATTCATAATAAAAAAAGTTCTATTGAAAATATAGATAATATTCACTGTCATATCATCTTTTCTGAAAGAAAGCTTGATGGTATAGATAGAAATGAAGAACAATTTTTTAAAAATTTTAAATCTAAGACACCTTCTTTAGGAGGTTGTCAAAAAATTGATTGGAGTAGGAAATCAATTTTATATGGTATTAGAAAAGAATGGGAAACAACAGCTAATGAATATTTAACTAAGTATAATACTAATATTTCATCACTTTCTTTAGAGAAACAAAGACTAAATGCTTTATTAGAAGAAAACTATCTTAAAGCTGAAATGCTTGATAGAGAAGGTATTAATATTGATTTGCAAACATATAAATATTCTAATAACTCAGAATACAGAGAAACAGCTATTAAGTATTTTGAAGAGTGTAAAAGAATAAAAGAGTACAAAGAAAAACTATATAATCTTAGATGTCAAAACTTTGAAGAAGAAAATAATAAAGCTAAAGAGAGATTTTTAAAAGGGGAAGTAGAAGAGATCAACTTCTCTAATTTTGATATGGAGAATAAAGAAGAATTTAATCAAAATATACTTCAAGAAACACAAAAAATTGTTAATAACATAATTAATAATAATATTTCTATTCTCGAAAATGAAAATGAAATAGAAAAATTAAAAAATATATCTGAAATTGAATTGGAAGAAAATGCTTTGAATATTTTAACTAATAATGAATATTCAGAAAAAACAGAAAGACTTAATAAATTGCAATATTTATATAATAAAACTCCAATTAAAGAAAATTTTATTTATAAAAAAGAATTACATGATTTAAACGATTATTTTCTACAATTATCTAAAGATAAAGAATTACAAGTAAAAATTATTTCATTAAAACACGAACTATCAAATACTAATAATGAAAAAATTAAGATTTTAAAAGAAAATAATAAAAGTTTACAAACTAACTTTCACCTAGAAAATACAATTGAAACAAATAAAGTATTAGTTCAAACTGAAAATAAATTAATAACATTACATATCGAATTAGAAGAAATTAAAAATAAAATTTATGTATTTAAACAAGATCAATTAAATAAAAAAAATATTTTATTTGATATTTATAAAAATATGAATAAAGAATATTTAATTGATAAATATACTGAATTAGATTTATTAAAAGAAAATTTAAGTAATGCCAAAGATGAAGAAGAGAAACGAAATCTCTCTAATAAAATTAATTTAATAGAAGGTTCACTTATAAAATTTAATCTAATAAATAACATAGATATAAAATTGGAATCTATCTTAGAAGAGAGAAATAACTCTTTAAATAAAATGATAATTAAACAAACTAAGCTTGAAAATGAATTTAAAGTAGTGACAAATCTTATTGATAAGTATTCAAAACATAAATCCAATAACATTGAACAAATTTTAGAAAATTATAACTTTGAAAACATTTTTAAAACATCATTAGATATTGAAATACTAATAAATAGAAAAGAATCTAGAATTAAACAACTTCAGCTTCTTACAGATAATGATATTAGAAATAAAGCTTTAAATATTTTAACTAAAAATCAATTTAATAAAAACTTAAAAGAGTTAAATACTTTAAATGAACTTTATGAAAAAACTCCAATTAAAGAAAATTTTGCTTTTAAATATAAAAAAGAGCAACTAGAAGAATACTTTCAAAAGCTAGATCAAAATGAATATTTTCAAGATAAGCTAAAAAAAATACAAAGTAATATAAAAAATAAATATCAACTAGAAAAAGATCAATTAGGCGAAGAATTAAAAGATTTAAGACAAAGCCAATACAAAAATATCTATAAAGAAATTAGTGATGAATCAACAGTACTAACTAAAATTATTCAAAGAGAAACATTTAATTCTTTAAGTGATTTATATGAAAAAGCTAAAAAGACAGATCAAAGAGTTAAAGACTATAAAAATAAATTAAATGAAACAGATATTCTATTTGGTATTTATAGAGAAAATAATAGAGAAGATATTATAGAGAAGTATAATGAACTTGATAATTGGAAAAAAGAACTTGCTACTATAACAGAAGAAAATAAAAAAGAAGAACTTTCTAAAAAAATTAATGCTCGTGAAGGTTCTTTACTAAAGTTCAATATAAAAAATAATATAACTGAAAGAGTTGAAGAGGAATTGCAACAAAGAAAAAAAATATTCAAGTCATTAAGACAAGAACAAGATGATATTAAAGGTCAAATAGCTTATTTAAAAGATCTTAATAAAATATTAAGTGAAAAACTTCATAATATTTACAATATAGAAATGAAGAGTATGGAAATTAAATATAATACAATTAAAAAACAAGATTCATCTAATGAAGTTTCATCTACAAAAAAATTATATAATAAACTACTTCATAATATTAATATAGAAGATTTAGAGTCAACTCATAAAATTAATTTAGAAAATTTAAAATTTGAAATTAATTTAACTGAACCTGACAAAGTAGAATTAAGAAAATTATTAATAGAAAAAATAAATACTATAGTAGATGAAAATAAATTATTAGAAATAGATACTAATATAAATATCTTAAAAGATGATAAAACTTTAGAAAAATATATTTTAGATAAAAAAACTAATAATGAATATTCTAAAGAACTTAATAGAATAAAATTCTATGAAGAACAAATTAATAAAAATATAGATGTAGAATTTTATAAGAGTAGCATACTTGAAACAAAAAATAGAATTAAAAAAATTATTATGAATAATCCTATAGATATTAATGAAAAAAATAAAATTAAAGCTAATATTCGTTCTAAAGCTATATCGAATATAACTAAACTTCATATGAATAAAAAACAAATTAGATTATTATATTCTTCTTTGAAAAAAATAACTATAAATACTAATAAAAATAACGTGACAGATCTAATAAGTTCAGCATTTAATAAAATTCATAAAATTGTTAATAATAATAGTATTCCTCAAAATTATAACTATGATAAAAAAATTTATGTATTAGGAGAGGATAAAATTATTATTGAAGATGATGATACTGTTGAAAAAGAAAGAAGGAAAGTTTTATGTCAAAATCAAAATTCTTATTCAAGATGA
- a CDS encoding ParA family protein encodes MKKIKVTLGKTKRNDKLILATAGISISKFFREAIKFNKDDNNLNLIYKNKKLEIRNGYVPKELFIQGNDVEIIKNVSLYKTGTTYKLSIPLSIINDMGITENNRDVTISIKTDDRENYLEIVKRENYLEEKMTDSKVITIKVNKGGIGKTFVTTQLGYRLAEFGKKVLMLTSDSQNNIYAYLTAYNKNMEKPLEIKEGLKHWVSKGNGELIKLRNNLYFIPLENSIFGTQFFMNLPSFINKMKEEYDYILIDSIPTMKIDTEFVKCSDKVIIPCFCDWVTVDGVIKVVEEAGAEKILSIIVNKYENKSTQKVYLDKLKKALDKTGILLPNPIKNSSKIEKLLDKGKSIYESEDNSLKEIKESFDDVIEKILYAENELDNELDFDI; translated from the coding sequence ATGAAAAAAATAAAAGTGACTTTAGGAAAAACAAAAAGAAATGATAAACTAATACTAGCAACTGCTGGTATTAGTATTTCGAAATTTTTTAGAGAAGCTATAAAATTTAATAAAGATGACAATAACTTAAATCTTATTTATAAAAATAAAAAGTTGGAAATAAGAAATGGGTATGTTCCTAAAGAACTTTTTATCCAGGGAAATGATGTAGAGATTATAAAAAATGTTTCTTTATACAAGACTGGAACAACTTATAAATTGTCAATTCCATTATCAATAATAAATGATATGGGAATTACTGAAAATAACAGAGATGTTACTATTTCAATAAAAACTGATGATAGAGAAAATTATTTAGAAATAGTAAAGAGAGAAAATTATTTGGAGGAAAAAATGACAGATTCTAAAGTAATAACAATTAAAGTTAATAAAGGTGGAATAGGAAAAACATTTGTAACAACTCAATTAGGTTATAGATTAGCTGAATTTGGGAAAAAGGTACTAATGCTTACATCAGATTCACAAAATAATATATATGCTTATTTAACAGCATATAATAAAAATATGGAAAAACCTTTAGAAATAAAGGAAGGCTTAAAGCATTGGGTATCTAAAGGTAATGGAGAATTAATTAAATTAAGAAATAACCTTTATTTTATTCCATTAGAAAATAGTATATTTGGAACACAATTTTTTATGAACTTACCTTCTTTCATCAATAAGATGAAAGAAGAGTATGATTATATATTAATAGATAGTATTCCAACTATGAAAATAGATACAGAGTTTGTAAAGTGTTCAGATAAAGTTATAATCCCTTGTTTCTGTGATTGGGTTACTGTAGATGGAGTAATCAAGGTAGTCGAAGAAGCAGGAGCAGAAAAAATATTATCTATTATTGTTAATAAATATGAAAATAAAAGTACTCAAAAAGTTTATTTAGATAAACTTAAAAAAGCTTTAGATAAAACAGGAATTTTATTGCCTAATCCAATAAAAAATTCTAGTAAAATTGAAAAATTACTAGATAAAGGGAAAAGTATTTATGAAAGTGAGGATAATTCTTTAAAAGAAATAAAAGAATCTTTTGATGATGTTATTGAAAAGATTTTATATGCAGAAAACGAATTAGATAATGAATTAGATTTTGATATATAA
- a CDS encoding TrbI/VirB10 family protein: MAKKSLLNLPKEEGKQLDFKKILLFIIGIVTVIFLSFVSFSGNKSAEAEVKKEYNTARNIEESDNIVNRQQEAIQQALETNPLTSETYSNDKDSELEKLRLQKELEYEKMQLELAREKMQLERQRREVQLYLITNSNSNNLPSKKDESNQFENLTIPPIPPFPEPDENLQKKKREFLSEDFSSDGFVLNKRLEKAVGNYEVKAGTILPITLETAINSDLRGGITGVVKTDIYDSAKGNVLLIPAGSRVIGRYSSDVSFGQERVQAVFNRITLPNQESIDIDNMIMVDLMGATGVKDKVDTKLDKVFTSVIMSAILGVGSGAVKEDNEDDNWKNDAINGGGTQAINVGNMYAQKVLNVQPTLTVRNGFTVGLWVGKDLILKPYKW; this comes from the coding sequence ATGGCTAAGAAAAGTTTGCTAAATCTTCCTAAAGAAGAAGGTAAGCAATTAGATTTTAAAAAAATCTTATTGTTTATTATTGGAATAGTAACAGTTATATTTCTATCCTTTGTTAGTTTTTCAGGAAATAAATCAGCAGAAGCTGAAGTAAAAAAAGAATATAACACGGCAAGGAATATAGAGGAAAGCGATAATATCGTCAATAGACAACAAGAGGCGATACAACAAGCTTTAGAAACGAATCCCCTTACATCAGAAACATATTCTAATGATAAAGATTCTGAATTAGAAAAATTAAGACTACAAAAAGAATTAGAATATGAAAAAATGCAACTAGAATTAGCTAGGGAAAAAATGCAACTTGAAAGGCAAAGAAGAGAAGTACAACTATATTTAATTACTAATAGTAATTCTAATAATCTTCCTTCAAAAAAAGATGAATCAAATCAATTTGAAAATTTAACAATTCCTCCAATACCCCCCTTTCCTGAACCTGATGAGAATTTGCAGAAGAAAAAAAGAGAATTCTTATCAGAAGATTTTTCATCTGATGGGTTTGTACTGAATAAAAGGTTAGAGAAGGCTGTTGGAAATTACGAGGTCAAAGCAGGAACAATATTACCAATAACTTTAGAAACAGCAATTAACTCAGATTTAAGAGGTGGAATTACAGGAGTTGTTAAAACTGATATTTATGATAGTGCTAAAGGAAATGTATTATTAATACCAGCAGGAAGTAGAGTAATTGGTAGATATTCATCTGATGTTAGTTTTGGACAAGAGAGAGTACAAGCAGTTTTTAATAGAATAACTCTTCCTAATCAAGAATCAATAGATATTGATAATATGATTATGGTTGATTTAATGGGAGCAACTGGGGTTAAGGATAAAGTAGATACTAAATTAGATAAAGTATTTACTTCTGTTATTATGTCAGCAATTTTAGGAGTTGGATCTGGAGCAGTTAAGGAAGATAATGAAGATGATAACTGGAAAAATGATGCAATTAATGGAGGAGGTACTCAAGCAATTAATGTTGGAAATATGTATGCTCAAAAGGTTCTGAATGTACAACCAACATTAACTGTTAGAAATGGTTTCACAGTTGGTCTTTGGGTTGGAAAAGACCTAATTTTAAAACCATATAAATGGTAA
- a CDS encoding ATPase, T2SS/T4P/T4SS family has product MSNYLFEIAESQIKTYLKSLDIYDDLYNRNDVTEIMINTNKKIFVKVFGQGFVLKKNESSNDDLINMLKILSSLDDKVITADSPKISTKMILNTGQKVRIEGLIPPVVENPTINIRKQSSILITVEDYLEKGFINEKILEFFKKVVKEHKNILVIGGTDTGKTTLTNSIINLMERDNERIVAIEEVPELQLFSENVNRIQIIPKIFSSLEALKYCMRASPERIVFGEIREGESAYEFINGLNSGHQGGISTIHANDGIGGLKKLEMYINSVFGKPLSEEIGMTIDVLITVKMKNYKRYLASIDICKGYDREKNRYILENVYSKENLKNNSTQEEIYLSENTIFYDNKYYKINSTNITNIVIEENEIIIHFSKEDNILFYRKKEEDFDSLKNKIFNLF; this is encoded by the coding sequence ATGAGTAATTATTTATTTGAAATAGCAGAATCACAAATAAAAACATATTTAAAATCTTTGGATATTTATGATGATTTATATAATAGAAATGATGTTACAGAAATAATGATAAATACAAATAAAAAAATTTTTGTCAAAGTATTTGGACAAGGATTTGTATTAAAAAAAAATGAAAGTAGTAATGATGATTTAATAAATATGCTGAAAATTTTATCTTCTTTAGATGATAAAGTAATAACAGCAGATAGTCCAAAAATATCAACAAAAATGATATTAAATACTGGACAAAAAGTAAGAATAGAGGGTTTAATCCCTCCAGTAGTTGAGAATCCAACAATAAATATAAGAAAGCAATCTAGTATTTTAATAACAGTTGAAGATTATTTAGAAAAAGGTTTCATAAATGAAAAAATATTAGAATTTTTTAAAAAAGTTGTTAAAGAGCATAAAAACATATTGGTTATTGGAGGAACCGACACAGGAAAAACAACTTTAACTAATTCTATTATCAATTTAATGGAGAGAGATAATGAAAGAATAGTAGCAATAGAAGAAGTACCTGAATTACAGTTGTTTTCAGAAAACGTTAACAGAATACAGATTATTCCTAAAATTTTTTCTTCATTAGAAGCTTTAAAATACTGTATGAGAGCAAGTCCTGAAAGAATAGTATTTGGAGAAATTAGAGAGGGTGAAAGTGCATATGAGTTTATAAACGGATTAAATTCAGGACATCAAGGGGGAATATCCACTATTCATGCAAATGATGGAATAGGAGGATTAAAAAAGCTTGAAATGTATATAAACTCTGTTTTTGGCAAACCTTTAAGTGAAGAAATAGGAATGACAATAGATGTATTAATAACAGTAAAAATGAAAAATTATAAAAGATATTTAGCAAGTATAGATATTTGCAAAGGATATGATAGAGAAAAGAATAGATATATTTTAGAAAATGTATATAGTAAAGAAAATTTAAAAAACAATTCAACTCAAGAAGAAATATATTTGAGTGAAAATACAATATTTTATGATAATAAATATTATAAAATAAATTCTACCAATATTACTAATATAGTAATAGAGGAAAATGAAATTATTATACATTTTTCAAAAGAAGATAATATACTTTTTTATAGAAAAAAAGAAGAAGATTTTGATTCTTTAAAAAATAAAATTTTTAATTTATTTTAA
- a CDS encoding type IV secretion system protein → MNWKGKKSKLIKKNNNVDENIYSNIATAKENWKKMSIILSVAIVILSIMLVKSSETNKIQTYIIEKDGINTKVLGNVNSISNNKINISDNEIIYFINEVIYNTKTLPRSQRVYEKSYKKALPFLSRNASNKMDNYLKVEKYVQKAKDGKTIDIVFNTGTKLPDIKNIYQIRWKQFTYDKEGNLIDEKNFNGNFTVEIQEVKNERMLYSNPLGIVITDISQKEEKL, encoded by the coding sequence ATGAATTGGAAAGGAAAAAAAAGTAAATTAATAAAAAAAAATAATAATGTAGACGAAAATATCTATTCCAATATTGCTACAGCAAAAGAAAACTGGAAAAAGATGTCAATAATTTTATCAGTTGCAATTGTAATTTTATCTATTATGCTCGTTAAATCGTCTGAAACTAATAAAATTCAGACATATATTATAGAAAAAGATGGAATAAACACAAAAGTATTGGGTAATGTTAATTCAATTTCTAATAATAAAATAAATATTTCAGATAATGAAATTATTTATTTTATTAATGAAGTTATTTATAACACAAAAACTCTTCCGAGATCTCAAAGAGTTTATGAAAAAAGTTATAAAAAAGCATTACCTTTCCTTTCTCGTAATGCTAGTAACAAAATGGACAATTATTTAAAAGTTGAAAAATATGTCCAAAAAGCTAAAGATGGTAAAACAATAGATATAGTTTTTAATACAGGTACAAAATTACCTGATATAAAAAATATATATCAAATAAGATGGAAACAATTTACATACGATAAAGAAGGAAATCTTATAGATGAGAAGAACTTTAATGGAAACTTTACTGTTGAGATCCAAGAAGTAAAAAATGAAAGAATGTTATATTCTAATCCATTAGGAATAGTAATAACAGATATTTCACAAAAGGAAGAAAAATTGTAA
- a CDS encoding tyrosine-type recombinase/integrase — MKTKAKKKVGAKCKMSVVSDEDIIRIFDYLYINNLIVILGIVKFLLNTGKSIKEVLEIKFEDLKTDKTLNKSCLITARILKEYYKSKNYIKYDTGYLFKSYIKLGEEAISYKGVYKYFKKIQKDLEIKYPFNTNSLRKKWGKEVYRETGNILIVMKMLGQVNPMYTLEYIEEDNFQEVNLKENEKISIETLEKIYQKINY, encoded by the coding sequence ATGAAAACAAAAGCTAAGAAAAAAGTAGGAGCTAAATGTAAAATGTCTGTTGTCAGTGATGAAGATATAATAAGAATATTTGACTACCTATATATAAATAATTTAATTGTTATTTTAGGGATTGTTAAATTTTTATTAAATACTGGAAAAAGTATTAAAGAAGTACTAGAAATAAAATTTGAGGATTTAAAAACAGATAAAACTTTAAATAAATCTTGTCTAATTACAGCTAGAATACTAAAAGAGTATTATAAAAGTAAAAATTATATAAAATATGATACTGGATATTTATTTAAATCCTATATTAAATTAGGTGAAGAAGCAATTTCATATAAAGGAGTTTATAAATATTTTAAAAAGATTCAAAAAGATTTAGAAATAAAGTACCCTTTTAATACAAATTCTTTAAGGAAAAAATGGGGAAAGGAAGTATATAGAGAAACAGGTAATATTTTAATAGTAATGAAAATGCTAGGTCAAGTAAATCCTATGTATACATTAGAGTATATTGAAGAAGATAATTTTCAAGAAGTAAATTTAAAAGAAAATGAAAAAATCTCAATAGAAACTCTTGAAAAAATTTATCAAAAAATAAATTATTAA
- a CDS encoding TrbG/VirB9 family P-type conjugative transfer protein, whose protein sequence is MIKKTIICLMLSLNVLSIASQKNIVTLKDEARKSQYEKVVYKDNKIYEVYGKPLQGTALVFSKNEIVKNLTLSDPLNWSGLINENKIYLKPIEETSPSTLFVTTNKRDYYFNLKIESGLYNPVIEFLYPEEQKMFIQNYLANQKEEEAKRIKLNISDIKNINNNYSWKKRYDWTPTNIIDDGTKTYIFLSVENKDMPTIYEKIGKNEYQILIPVISQNQYGQKVMEINKVFKEAYLQLHREKIVIRNKNR, encoded by the coding sequence ATGATAAAAAAAACAATAATTTGTTTAATGCTATCTTTAAATGTTTTATCAATAGCTAGTCAAAAGAATATTGTTACTCTAAAAGATGAAGCAAGAAAAAGTCAATATGAAAAAGTTGTCTATAAAGATAATAAAATTTATGAAGTTTATGGGAAACCTCTTCAAGGAACAGCATTAGTTTTTTCAAAAAATGAGATAGTAAAAAACTTAACATTATCTGATCCATTAAATTGGAGTGGTCTGATAAATGAAAATAAAATTTATTTGAAACCAATTGAAGAAACTTCTCCTTCAACTTTATTTGTTACTACAAACAAAAGAGATTATTATTTTAATCTTAAAATAGAATCAGGGTTATATAATCCAGTTATAGAATTTTTATACCCTGAGGAACAAAAAATGTTTATTCAAAATTATCTTGCTAATCAAAAAGAAGAAGAAGCTAAGAGAATAAAATTAAATATTTCTGATATAAAAAATATCAATAATAATTATAGTTGGAAAAAAAGATATGATTGGACACCTACTAATATTATAGATGATGGAACTAAAACATATATATTTTTATCTGTTGAAAACAAAGATATGCCTACTATTTATGAAAAAATTGGGAAGAATGAATACCAAATTCTTATTCCAGTAATTTCTCAAAATCAGTATGGTCAAAAAGTTATGGAAATTAATAAAGTTTTTAAAGAAGCTTATCTTCAACTTCATAGAGAAAAGATTGTTATAAGAAATAAAAATAGATAA